From Rhodococcus sp. B7740, one genomic window encodes:
- a CDS encoding HNH endonuclease signature motif containing protein, translating into MLSGDGGSGVDGIETVPPAPEVSDPDLSVLVDRVESAIAELAEQSSVAWSNADRRAVIQRMETATRSLSAYSYTWLNELISQHGLDVYPGSVPSSVASMLRITPRAAGARVRLAAELGDRTALSGEVLPPLLPHTAAALRAGLLDAKHVQMIREFFRHLPRDVDPQTRELADEQLAGYASTRRPDDFAPLVAHLDSILNPDGDHDEDEDGKPPRPPKRRDAFFYLGEQGADGMSEGKFCVDPELRAYLEALFSKASKPGVNNPADPTSVVHEETDETDSTSGGKDSTTPGAESDGARPDPAATEPDSPPSGGVRDTDTPPHPQPDDGPTSDAGLWGDGPCDGDGRCGDGIDCGCGTGHDDTVERDDTADADTDADGDEVLGKAAARDAAAARDIRTQRERQHDALKLALRQTLASGTLGIHRGLPVTAIVTMTLKDLEAGCGYAMTATGSRVSIRDAIRMASHAHHYLTIFDDHGRALYLGRSKRIASADQRIVLIARDRGCSFPSCTRPATWCQAHHVTDWNTGGYTDIDSLTFGCDMHHALVGTGPGKWATTKTGAGQRYPGRTLWHPPAGMDPKRRGLINHAHHPEEVLYPPDDHHNHNDTGDEEPRQPA; encoded by the coding sequence ATGCTTTCGGGGGACGGCGGATCAGGGGTGGACGGCATCGAGACGGTGCCGCCCGCCCCCGAGGTGTCCGATCCCGACTTGTCTGTGTTGGTCGACCGAGTCGAGTCCGCGATCGCGGAATTAGCGGAACAGTCGTCGGTAGCGTGGTCGAACGCGGACCGGCGCGCGGTGATCCAACGGATGGAAACGGCGACGAGATCCCTGTCGGCGTATTCGTACACCTGGCTCAACGAGCTGATCTCTCAGCACGGCCTCGATGTGTATCCGGGATCGGTGCCGTCGTCGGTGGCGTCGATGCTGCGGATCACCCCGCGAGCAGCCGGTGCTCGGGTGCGTCTGGCGGCGGAGTTGGGTGATCGCACCGCCTTGTCGGGGGAAGTCCTGCCGCCGTTGCTGCCGCACACTGCTGCTGCGTTGCGGGCGGGGTTGCTCGATGCCAAGCATGTGCAGATGATCCGCGAGTTCTTCCGCCATCTGCCCCGGGATGTCGATCCGCAGACGCGCGAGCTCGCCGACGAGCAACTGGCGGGCTACGCCTCGACCAGGCGACCCGACGATTTCGCACCGTTGGTGGCGCACCTGGATTCGATCCTCAATCCCGACGGCGACCACGACGAGGACGAGGACGGGAAGCCACCGAGACCACCGAAACGCAGGGATGCGTTCTTCTACCTCGGTGAGCAGGGTGCCGACGGAATGTCCGAAGGAAAATTCTGCGTCGACCCCGAGCTACGGGCCTACCTCGAAGCCTTGTTCTCCAAAGCCTCGAAACCGGGAGTGAACAACCCCGCAGACCCGACGTCCGTCGTCCATGAAGAGACCGACGAGACCGACAGCACTTCCGGCGGCAAGGACAGCACGACCCCTGGTGCCGAGAGTGACGGTGCGCGTCCCGATCCTGCAGCCACCGAACCGGATTCGCCTCCATCGGGTGGTGTCCGCGATACCGACACCCCACCGCACCCACAGCCGGACGATGGTCCGACGAGCGATGCGGGACTGTGGGGCGACGGTCCATGCGACGGTGACGGCCGGTGCGGCGACGGCATCGACTGCGGTTGCGGCACAGGGCACGACGACACAGTCGAACGCGACGACACAGCCGATGCCGATACAGACGCCGACGGCGACGAAGTGCTGGGTAAGGCTGCAGCACGCGACGCTGCCGCCGCGCGGGATATCCGCACCCAACGCGAACGCCAACACGACGCCCTCAAACTCGCGCTCCGGCAGACCCTCGCCTCCGGCACCCTCGGCATCCACCGTGGCCTTCCCGTCACCGCCATCGTCACCATGACTCTGAAAGACCTCGAAGCCGGCTGCGGCTACGCCATGACCGCCACCGGATCACGGGTGTCGATCCGCGATGCGATCCGCATGGCCTCGCACGCCCACCACTACCTGACGATCTTCGACGACCACGGCCGAGCCCTCTACCTCGGCCGCTCCAAACGCATCGCCTCCGCCGACCAACGCATCGTGCTCATCGCCCGCGACCGCGGCTGCAGCTTCCCCTCCTGCACCCGCCCGGCGACCTGGTGCCAAGCCCACCACGTCACCGACTGGAACACCGGCGGCTACACCGACATCGACTCCCTCACCTTCGGCTGCGACATGCACCACGCACTCGTCGGCACCGGCCCCGGCAAGTGGGCCACCACGAAAACTGGAGCAGGACAACGGTACCCGGGCCGCACACTGTGGCACCCACCCGCCGGAATGGACCCCAAACGTCGAGGCCTGATCAACCACGCCCACCACCCAGAAGAAGTCCTCTACCCACCCGACGACCACCACAACCACAACGACACCGGCGACGAAGAACCACGACAACCCGCCTGA
- a CDS encoding PLD nuclease N-terminal domain-containing protein, which translates to MASAGGAVTVLLSLMALLSIARDRTMGYRPKLAWAFVVVVLPIIGPILWFVVGKRYPYGPSGGNR; encoded by the coding sequence ATGGCTTCTGCTGGTGGTGCCGTCACAGTCCTGCTGTCCTTGATGGCGTTACTGTCGATCGCCCGCGACCGCACCATGGGCTATCGGCCGAAGCTGGCGTGGGCATTCGTAGTGGTGGTCCTGCCGATCATCGGGCCGATCCTGTGGTTCGTAGTCGGCAAGCGCTATCCCTACGGACCGAGCGGCGGCAACAGATGA
- a CDS encoding SDR family NAD(P)-dependent oxidoreductase, producing MSKRWFITGGTPGGFGMAYAEVALEAGDRVVLTARRPAELTSWAEQYGNRVLVVPMDVTDAEQVARAVRTAEEHFGGIDVLVNNAGRGWYGSIEGMSETSIRAMFELNFFAVLSVTRAVLPGMRARGSGWIVNVSSVAGLVAAVGFGYYSATKYAIEAVTDALRQEVAEHGISVLAVEPGAFRTNAYAGFAEEPVAEAIPDYHDMVQQVRAAFVDMNGVQPGDPHRGAHAVIAAMTQDPPPRRLILGNSGYDAVIDALEQNLSDIRSNETLSRSADFPA from the coding sequence ATGAGCAAGCGATGGTTCATCACCGGTGGCACACCGGGCGGCTTCGGCATGGCCTACGCCGAGGTGGCGCTGGAGGCGGGAGACCGCGTGGTACTCACCGCCCGACGTCCGGCGGAACTGACGTCGTGGGCCGAGCAGTACGGTAACCGCGTTCTCGTCGTGCCCATGGATGTCACCGACGCGGAACAGGTTGCACGAGCAGTACGAACAGCCGAAGAGCACTTCGGCGGTATCGACGTGCTGGTCAACAACGCCGGCCGCGGCTGGTACGGATCGATCGAGGGAATGAGCGAGACCTCGATACGGGCGATGTTCGAGCTGAATTTCTTCGCCGTACTGTCCGTGACCCGCGCAGTGCTACCAGGTATGCGCGCCCGCGGAAGCGGGTGGATCGTCAACGTGTCCTCGGTGGCCGGACTCGTGGCGGCAGTCGGATTCGGCTACTACAGCGCCACGAAATACGCGATCGAGGCCGTCACCGATGCGCTGCGCCAGGAGGTCGCCGAGCACGGCATCTCCGTGTTGGCGGTCGAACCAGGGGCGTTCCGCACGAACGCGTACGCCGGATTCGCCGAAGAGCCGGTCGCGGAGGCGATTCCGGACTACCACGACATGGTGCAACAGGTGCGGGCCGCCTTCGTCGACATGAACGGGGTGCAACCGGGAGATCCGCATCGCGGTGCCCATGCGGTGATCGCAGCGATGACCCAGGACCCGCCACCACGCCGACTGATCCTGGGCAACAGCGGGTACGACGCCGTCATCGACGCGTTGGAACAGAACCTGAGCGACATACGATCGAACGAGACACTCTCGCGTAGTGCGGATTTCCCCGCATAG
- a CDS encoding MerR family transcriptional regulator, which yields MGAQVSIGDFAVMTSLSRKALRHYHEIGILEPTLVDAHTGYRFYDTSQVDHAHIIRRFRSLGMSIPDIKALLSADDAAARTEILTSHLERMEMQLQHTRDTVGALRELLSPVHAPAEIELRLEPALAVWSIGTTIEVAEIDSWFAVTVGKLRDAVAATGDDSEVVPGGLYDRALFLESRGEATLFVAAPGSADPPDGIRAQVLPEAQFAVLTHSGGHEGIDRSYAALGTYVNERLVSGRGPIREHYIGATPSEPYAFTTTEICWPIFGTAPTSE from the coding sequence ATGGGCGCACAGGTCTCGATCGGCGACTTCGCAGTGATGACCAGCCTCAGCAGAAAAGCGCTACGCCACTACCACGAGATCGGGATCCTCGAACCGACTCTCGTCGACGCACACACCGGTTACCGCTTCTACGACACCAGCCAGGTCGATCACGCACACATCATTCGCCGATTCCGATCGCTCGGCATGTCCATCCCGGACATCAAGGCGCTGCTGAGTGCAGACGACGCCGCGGCCCGCACCGAGATCCTCACCAGTCATCTCGAACGGATGGAGATGCAGCTACAGCACACTCGCGATACCGTCGGCGCGCTGCGCGAACTACTCTCGCCCGTGCACGCACCCGCCGAGATCGAACTGCGCCTCGAGCCGGCCCTCGCCGTGTGGTCCATCGGCACCACCATCGAGGTCGCCGAGATCGACAGCTGGTTCGCGGTGACGGTCGGGAAACTGCGAGATGCAGTCGCGGCGACAGGCGACGACTCCGAGGTCGTGCCGGGCGGCCTGTACGACCGGGCACTCTTCCTCGAATCCCGGGGCGAAGCAACGCTGTTCGTCGCAGCTCCAGGATCGGCGGACCCTCCGGACGGTATCCGGGCCCAGGTCCTACCCGAGGCCCAGTTCGCGGTCCTCACACACTCCGGCGGTCACGAGGGCATCGACCGCAGCTACGCGGCCCTGGGGACGTACGTGAACGAACGACTGGTGAGCGGCCGAGGACCGATCCGCGAACACTACATCGGCGCAACGCCCTCGGAGCCGTATGCGTTCACCACAACCGAAATCTGCTGGCCCATCTTCGGTACCGCTCCAACATCGGAATGA
- a CDS encoding GNAT family N-acetyltransferase: MVAIEIVRVDPAADRGLAEQILAVQKSSYAVEARLIGDKRIPLLHESVHDLCAAQVHWLVAQDQHEILGAAAWSEAEIDRLVVAPHAHRRGIGRALVGTMLESIVAQRVRVATGRDNPPARTLYEAFGFVHTEDTQVLPGLWLARYELVR; this comes from the coding sequence GTGGTCGCTATTGAGATCGTCCGCGTCGACCCTGCCGCCGATCGGGGGCTCGCCGAACAGATTCTCGCGGTGCAGAAGAGTTCGTATGCAGTCGAAGCGCGACTGATCGGCGACAAGCGAATCCCGCTGCTGCACGAGTCGGTGCACGATCTGTGCGCTGCGCAGGTCCACTGGCTCGTCGCGCAGGACCAGCACGAAATCCTCGGGGCTGCAGCGTGGTCCGAGGCTGAAATCGACCGCCTGGTCGTTGCTCCACACGCCCATCGGCGAGGCATCGGTAGAGCATTGGTCGGTACAATGCTGGAATCGATTGTCGCACAACGCGTGCGTGTGGCCACCGGGCGAGACAATCCACCGGCACGCACGTTGTACGAGGCCTTCGGCTTCGTGCACACCGAGGACACTCAGGTACTGCCCGGGCTGTGGCTCGCCCGCTACGAACTCGTCCGCTGA
- a CDS encoding aldo/keto reductase yields the protein MSARTVPTRTLWNDGPEVGAIGLGCMGMTWAYKADDQTQSPDRVIGHSLDLGVNFIDTADVYGPFTNEEVVGQAIGNRRDEVILATKGGLVSHVGDAGEPVISGPNGKPDHLRQAIDDSLRRLGVDHIDLYYLHRPDPEVNVEDSIGAMAEAVQAGKVRALGVSEFSVEQLDRAQQVHPISAVQSELSLWTRDHLATSLKWTQDNGAAFVPFSPLGRGFLTGNFRGTTPAADDFRSRLPRFSQDNLDANLVIVDAIAGVADDLGATPAQVALAWVLAQGEHVVPIPGTRRTSRLDENAGAASLTLSPDHLAVLDALPAPAGGRY from the coding sequence ATGAGCGCACGCACCGTACCGACCCGAACCCTGTGGAACGACGGCCCCGAAGTCGGTGCCATAGGCCTCGGATGCATGGGGATGACCTGGGCATACAAGGCCGACGATCAGACGCAGAGCCCCGATCGAGTGATCGGTCATTCCCTCGATCTGGGTGTGAACTTCATCGACACGGCCGATGTGTACGGGCCGTTCACCAACGAGGAAGTCGTCGGACAAGCCATCGGTAACCGACGCGACGAGGTGATCCTCGCGACCAAGGGCGGTCTCGTCTCCCACGTCGGCGACGCCGGCGAACCCGTCATTTCGGGCCCCAACGGCAAGCCCGATCACCTTCGGCAGGCCATCGACGATTCGCTGCGCCGCTTGGGCGTCGACCATATCGATCTGTACTACCTCCACCGTCCGGACCCAGAAGTGAACGTGGAGGACAGCATCGGCGCGATGGCCGAGGCCGTGCAGGCAGGAAAGGTGCGTGCACTGGGGGTCTCGGAATTCAGCGTCGAGCAGCTGGATCGGGCCCAGCAGGTACATCCGATTTCGGCGGTGCAGTCGGAGTTGTCGCTGTGGACACGCGATCACCTTGCCACGTCGCTGAAGTGGACGCAGGACAACGGTGCGGCGTTCGTCCCGTTCTCACCGTTGGGCCGCGGATTCCTCACCGGCAACTTCCGCGGAACCACCCCTGCCGCAGACGATTTCCGATCGCGATTGCCACGCTTCAGCCAGGACAACCTCGATGCGAACCTCGTGATCGTCGACGCCATCGCGGGTGTCGCCGACGACCTCGGCGCGACGCCTGCACAGGTGGCCTTGGCCTGGGTTCTTGCGCAGGGCGAGCACGTGGTGCCGATTCCCGGTACTCGACGCACCTCACGTCTGGACGAGAACGCGGGTGCAGCCTCGCTCACCTTGAGCCCGGATCACCTTGCGGTACTGGACGCTCTGCCTGCACCCGCCGGTGGTCGCTATTGA
- a CDS encoding aminotransferase class IV, whose product MALPHSKVYFGDRLVDAQDATLGVATSAVLYGLSVYTVFPVQVDGDRRTAFRLLDHYQRLVESCKIIGIDTFASQWTFERFVQATRDVVAANAPTTEVYVRATVHVDESIPGTRVRGLHTTVSIFLYDATPIVPQNGMRLKTSVWRRIPDNAIPSRAKVNGAYVNSVLAKQDAIDSGFDDCIFLDINGHVCELSAANIFLVRNGTLITPDVTSDILDGINRRTLLTLAREEGLTVQERTVDLTELYIADEVFVCGTSAGVAPVYEIDGRAIGTKESGPVTLTLRKRHQAALTSDEVHGWVSVL is encoded by the coding sequence ATGGCTCTTCCACACTCGAAGGTGTATTTCGGCGACCGTCTGGTCGACGCGCAGGACGCGACGCTCGGAGTCGCCACTTCGGCCGTTCTGTACGGGCTCAGTGTCTACACCGTCTTCCCGGTGCAGGTGGACGGTGATCGGCGTACCGCGTTTCGGTTGCTCGACCATTACCAGCGGCTGGTCGAGTCCTGCAAGATCATCGGCATCGACACCTTCGCGTCGCAGTGGACCTTCGAGAGGTTCGTCCAGGCGACGCGCGACGTGGTCGCCGCCAACGCTCCGACGACCGAGGTCTACGTTCGGGCCACCGTCCACGTGGACGAGTCGATCCCGGGAACTCGGGTCCGTGGCCTGCACACCACCGTGTCCATCTTCCTGTACGACGCCACCCCCATCGTTCCGCAGAATGGAATGCGTCTGAAAACGAGTGTGTGGCGACGCATCCCGGACAACGCCATTCCCTCGCGCGCCAAGGTGAACGGAGCCTACGTCAATTCTGTTCTGGCCAAACAGGATGCGATCGACAGTGGCTTCGACGACTGCATCTTCCTCGACATCAACGGTCACGTCTGCGAGCTCAGTGCCGCGAACATCTTCCTCGTCCGTAATGGAACGCTCATCACCCCTGACGTCACCAGTGACATCCTCGACGGCATCAACCGTCGGACGCTCCTGACGCTGGCGCGTGAAGAGGGGCTGACGGTTCAGGAGCGCACCGTCGATCTCACCGAGCTGTACATCGCCGACGAGGTCTTCGTCTGCGGCACCTCGGCGGGAGTTGCCCCGGTGTACGAAATCGACGGTCGCGCAATAGGAACGAAGGAGTCGGGCCCGGTGACGCTTACCCTGCGAAAGCGTCACCAGGCCGCGCTCACCAGCGACGAAGTGCACGGCTGGGTGAGTGTGCTGTGA
- a CDS encoding serine hydrolase domain-containing protein gives MSKLRILAALTVSTSLLVTGCSSTDQPSAVEPSTTAASSGTIETDDVQAALDALVDAGSVAAVAQVRDGESSWSGAAGLVERDGTEAASADDPVRIASVTKAMVAAVVLQLVDEGKLELDQQVDELLPGVLPKPVTVRQLLDHTSGVPDYFTGFDSAEQIAARANDAVADDELIAQALAMPWTSEPGQEFSYANTNYVLLGRIVAELDGKSIGQALQDRIFDPLEMADTTYPTDSALDENALHGYVLENGTYTDVTDYDAGIWSSGAAVVSTVGDMNTFFRALFDGTLIPQNLIDEMQVVTPSTYGLGLLLGGDTCNPGSGELVFGNRGNGFGYRTYAFSSPDGQRQVSMAWTTAGPNPAADPLEQPASEALIAGLTSTCPA, from the coding sequence ATGAGCAAGCTACGAATCCTCGCCGCCCTCACAGTGTCGACGTCCCTGCTGGTCACCGGGTGCTCGTCGACCGATCAGCCGTCGGCCGTCGAGCCGAGCACCACCGCAGCGTCGAGCGGAACCATCGAGACCGACGACGTTCAGGCAGCATTGGACGCACTGGTCGACGCCGGTTCCGTCGCCGCGGTCGCGCAGGTACGCGACGGCGAGAGTTCGTGGTCGGGAGCCGCAGGGCTCGTCGAGCGCGACGGCACCGAGGCGGCGTCGGCCGACGACCCGGTCCGGATCGCCAGCGTCACCAAGGCGATGGTCGCGGCCGTCGTGCTGCAACTGGTCGACGAGGGGAAACTCGAGCTCGATCAGCAGGTGGACGAGTTGCTTCCCGGGGTGCTACCCAAGCCGGTGACCGTCCGCCAACTGCTCGATCACACCAGTGGGGTTCCGGACTACTTCACCGGATTCGACTCTGCGGAGCAGATTGCCGCCCGTGCGAACGACGCCGTCGCCGACGACGAGTTGATCGCGCAGGCTCTGGCCATGCCCTGGACGAGCGAGCCAGGCCAGGAGTTCAGCTACGCGAACACCAACTATGTTCTTCTCGGACGGATCGTCGCCGAACTGGACGGCAAGTCCATCGGACAAGCGTTGCAGGACAGGATCTTCGATCCGCTGGAGATGGCCGACACGACGTACCCCACCGATTCCGCTCTGGACGAGAACGCGTTGCACGGCTATGTCCTCGAGAACGGAACCTACACCGACGTCACCGATTACGACGCCGGCATCTGGTCATCCGGTGCCGCCGTGGTCTCGACCGTCGGCGACATGAACACCTTCTTCAGAGCACTCTTCGACGGCACACTGATCCCGCAGAACCTTATCGACGAGATGCAGGTCGTGACGCCGTCGACGTACGGACTCGGTCTGCTGCTGGGCGGAGACACGTGCAACCCGGGTTCGGGTGAGCTGGTGTTCGGCAACCGCGGCAACGGCTTCGGCTACCGCACCTACGCGTTCTCGAGCCCGGACGGTCAGCGTCAGGTATCGATGGCCTGGACCACGGCCGGTCCCAACCCGGCCGCCGATCCACTCGAACAGCCTGCCTCCGAAGCATTGATCGCCGGACTCACCTCCACCTGTCCGGCGTAG
- a CDS encoding glyoxalase superfamily protein, which produces MTAFGPAVPILRIFDDVEARAFYLDYLGFSVEWEHRFEPDLPLYIRLSRGDCTLDLSQHYGDGTPGSSVWIPITDVASFNAELLQKNNPRSRPGIDHDAPGGPTMTVIDPFSNHLNFCQVSR; this is translated from the coding sequence ATGACGGCATTCGGCCCCGCTGTTCCGATTCTGCGCATCTTCGACGACGTCGAAGCGCGTGCGTTCTATCTGGACTATCTGGGCTTTTCGGTCGAATGGGAACATCGATTCGAGCCGGATCTGCCGCTGTACATTCGTCTTTCGCGCGGGGACTGCACCCTGGATCTGTCCCAGCACTACGGCGACGGCACTCCGGGATCCTCCGTCTGGATACCGATCACCGATGTCGCGTCCTTCAATGCCGAACTGCTCCAGAAGAACAACCCACGCAGCCGACCGGGAATCGATCACGACGCGCCGGGCGGGCCGACCATGACAGTCATAGACCCCTTCTCGAACCATCTCAACTTCTGCCAGGTGAGTCGCTGA
- a CDS encoding TetR/AcrR family transcriptional regulator produces the protein MTSTEIGRAQVVNAADALFYARGIQAVGMDELRAKAGISLKRLYTLFPSKTAIVAEVLRGRTRQWNDGINAEAAAYESPRRKLLSIFDFLDHWFREDDFRGCAFINSFGELGTTMPEVADAAQQHKKNFIDYVTRLAVEAGCAPSVGLQIALLAEGAQTTAAITELTESATAAKAAAEVLLDSGKQ, from the coding sequence ATGACCAGTACGGAAATCGGACGCGCACAGGTGGTGAACGCCGCGGACGCACTGTTCTATGCGCGCGGTATCCAGGCGGTGGGGATGGACGAGTTGCGCGCCAAGGCCGGTATCTCCCTCAAGCGCCTGTACACGCTCTTTCCCTCGAAAACCGCCATCGTCGCCGAGGTTCTTCGTGGTCGTACTCGGCAGTGGAACGACGGCATCAACGCCGAGGCCGCGGCCTACGAGTCACCTCGTCGGAAACTGCTGTCGATCTTCGACTTTCTGGACCACTGGTTCCGGGAGGACGACTTCCGCGGGTGCGCCTTCATCAACTCGTTCGGTGAACTGGGTACAACCATGCCCGAGGTCGCCGACGCGGCACAGCAGCACAAGAAGAACTTCATCGACTACGTCACTCGATTGGCCGTCGAAGCCGGATGCGCTCCGTCGGTGGGACTGCAGATCGCGTTGCTCGCCGAAGGTGCGCAAACCACCGCAGCCATCACCGAACTCACCGAATCTGCCACTGCAGCAAAGGCTGCGGCCGAGGTGCTGCTGGATTCGGGTAAGCAGTAG
- a CDS encoding alpha/beta fold hydrolase, translating to MAYINVGTENSTPVEVYYEDHGSGQPVVLIHGYPLDGNSWERQSRALLDAGYRVITYDRRGFGQSSKPTVGYDYDTFASDLDKVLTELDLRDVILVGFSMGTGELARYAAKYGTERVAKFAFLASLEPFLLQTDDNPTGVPQSVFDGIDSAAREDRFAWFDNFYKDFYNLDENLGSRISEATVRASWNTATNSAPVAAYAVVPTWLEDFRGDVEKVRESGKPTLILHGTADNILPIDSTGRQFHKVFPEATYVEVDGAPHGLLWTHFQEVNDALLAFVK from the coding sequence ATGGCGTACATCAACGTCGGAACCGAGAACTCCACCCCCGTCGAGGTCTACTACGAGGATCACGGCTCCGGTCAGCCGGTCGTCCTCATCCACGGCTACCCACTCGACGGCAACTCCTGGGAACGTCAGTCACGGGCGCTGCTCGACGCCGGCTACCGCGTCATCACCTACGACCGCCGCGGCTTCGGCCAATCCAGCAAGCCGACCGTCGGATACGACTACGACACCTTCGCCTCGGACCTGGACAAGGTTCTGACCGAACTGGATCTGCGCGACGTCATCCTGGTCGGATTCTCCATGGGCACAGGCGAACTCGCTCGGTACGCGGCGAAGTACGGCACGGAGCGCGTCGCGAAGTTCGCATTTCTCGCCTCACTCGAGCCGTTCCTGCTGCAGACCGACGACAACCCAACCGGAGTTCCGCAGTCGGTGTTCGACGGCATCGACAGTGCTGCGCGGGAGGATCGCTTCGCCTGGTTCGACAATTTCTACAAGGATTTCTACAACCTCGACGAGAACCTCGGGAGCCGTATCAGCGAGGCGACGGTACGTGCGAGCTGGAACACCGCGACCAACAGCGCGCCCGTGGCCGCCTACGCCGTCGTGCCCACGTGGCTCGAGGACTTCCGCGGCGATGTGGAGAAGGTACGCGAATCGGGCAAGCCCACGCTGATTCTGCACGGCACGGCCGACAACATCCTGCCGATCGATTCCACCGGCCGTCAGTTCCACAAGGTGTTCCCGGAGGCCACGTACGTCGAGGTCGACGGCGCACCGCACGGACTGCTGTGGACGCACTTCCAGGAAGTGAACGACGCGCTGCTCGCGTTCGTGAAGTAG
- the rraA gene encoding ribonuclease E activity regulator RraA yields MTSPVEFKATADLADEIGPDIRSCDTQFIQYGKHTEFAGPITTIRCFQDNLLVKQTLSEPGNGGVLVVDGDASVHTALVGDIIAGRGVTNGWAGVIVNGAVRDSAILRTLDIGVKALGTNPRKSTQTGSGEKNVPVSFGGVTFTPGEIVYSDHDGVVAV; encoded by the coding sequence ATGACTTCACCTGTGGAATTCAAGGCAACAGCTGATCTGGCCGATGAGATCGGTCCCGACATCCGCAGCTGCGACACCCAGTTCATCCAGTACGGCAAGCACACCGAATTCGCGGGCCCCATCACCACCATCCGCTGCTTCCAGGACAACCTGCTGGTGAAGCAGACTCTGAGCGAGCCCGGTAACGGTGGCGTTCTGGTGGTCGACGGCGACGCCAGCGTGCACACCGCACTCGTCGGCGACATCATCGCGGGCCGGGGCGTCACCAACGGTTGGGCCGGAGTCATCGTCAACGGCGCGGTGCGAGACTCGGCGATCCTGCGCACGCTCGACATCGGCGTCAAGGCACTGGGCACGAATCCGCGTAAGAGCACACAGACCGGCTCGGGTGAGAAGAACGTGCCGGTCAGCTTCGGCGGCGTCACCTTCACCCCGGGCGAGATCGTCTACAGCGACCACGACGGCGTCGTCGCGGTCTAG
- a CDS encoding DUF5313 family protein, with translation MTTERTKPSPLQFLGYSFGRTLPESMQEWVRKDLVGNGAQVRYIARFTVPVIPLLLLFLLIPGPLWMSLAMMALLFIPLVYFAIALMNVYRRHRLLIHGLDPQLINAKAQSRADRTRNDYERRHGRG, from the coding sequence ATGACCACCGAACGTACGAAGCCGAGCCCGCTGCAATTTCTGGGGTACTCGTTCGGTCGCACGCTGCCCGAGTCCATGCAGGAGTGGGTACGCAAGGACTTGGTGGGCAACGGAGCGCAGGTCCGCTACATCGCGCGGTTCACGGTGCCCGTCATCCCGCTGCTGTTGTTGTTCTTGTTGATCCCGGGACCGCTGTGGATGTCGCTGGCGATGATGGCCTTGCTGTTCATTCCGCTCGTCTACTTCGCGATCGCATTGATGAACGTCTACCGGCGGCATCGCTTGTTGATCCACGGCCTCGATCCGCAGTTGATCAACGCGAAGGCGCAGAGCCGCGCCGACCGCACTCGAAACGACTACGAACGCCGTCACGGCCGCGGTTGA